Proteins encoded within one genomic window of Cellulomonas xiejunii:
- a CDS encoding ABC-F family ATP-binding cassette domain-containing protein has product MITASGVELRVGARVLLEPTTFRIASGDRIGLVGRNGAGKTTLTKTLAGETQPTGGTISRSGDVGYLPQDPSAGDLTQLAMDRVLSARGLDAILASMRETEGAMASADDATRDRAMERYTRLEARFTAAGGYAAESEAHRITAALGLDDRVLGQNLGTLSGGQRRRVELARILFSGADTLLLDEPTNHLDADSIVWLREYLKSYPGGFVVISHDVELLRATVNKVFYLDANRSHLDLYNLGWDAYLKQRETDEKRRRRERANAEKKAATLLAQADKMRAKATKAVAAQNMARRAERMLSGLDAVRASDKVARLRFPDPAPCGRTPLTAEGLSKSYGSQEVFTDVSLAIDRGSKVVVLGLNGAGKTTLLRMLGGLQEPDTGEVKPGHGLKLGYYAQEHETLDLSRTVLENLRTAAPDLTDTQVRSVLGSFLFSGDDADKPARVLSGGEKTRLALATLVVSSANVLLLDEPTNNLDPASREEILAALRGYQGAVVLVSHDEGAVAALEPERVLLLPDGDEDLWSADYLDLIALA; this is encoded by the coding sequence GTGATCACCGCTTCGGGCGTCGAGCTGCGCGTCGGCGCCCGCGTCCTGCTGGAACCGACGACCTTCCGGATCGCCTCCGGCGACCGGATCGGCCTCGTCGGCCGCAACGGTGCGGGCAAGACCACGTTGACCAAGACGCTCGCGGGGGAGACCCAGCCGACCGGCGGGACCATCTCGCGCAGCGGCGACGTGGGCTACCTGCCGCAGGACCCGAGCGCGGGCGACCTGACGCAGCTCGCGATGGACCGGGTGCTCTCGGCGCGCGGGCTCGACGCGATCCTGGCGTCGATGCGGGAGACCGAGGGTGCGATGGCCTCGGCCGACGACGCCACGCGTGACAGGGCCATGGAGCGGTACACGCGGCTCGAGGCGCGGTTCACCGCGGCCGGCGGGTACGCGGCCGAGAGCGAGGCGCACCGCATCACGGCAGCGCTCGGGCTCGACGACCGCGTCCTCGGGCAGAACCTCGGCACGCTGTCCGGTGGTCAGCGCCGCCGGGTCGAGCTCGCGCGCATCCTGTTCTCGGGTGCCGACACGCTCCTGCTCGACGAGCCGACCAACCACCTCGACGCCGACTCCATCGTGTGGTTGCGCGAGTACCTCAAGAGCTACCCGGGCGGGTTCGTCGTCATCAGCCACGACGTCGAGCTGCTGCGCGCGACCGTCAACAAGGTGTTCTACCTCGACGCGAACCGTTCGCACCTCGACCTGTACAACCTCGGCTGGGACGCGTACCTGAAGCAGCGGGAGACCGACGAGAAGCGCCGGCGCCGCGAGCGGGCCAACGCCGAGAAGAAGGCCGCGACGCTCCTGGCGCAGGCCGACAAGATGCGCGCGAAGGCCACCAAGGCCGTCGCGGCGCAGAACATGGCCCGCCGTGCCGAACGCATGCTGTCCGGCCTCGACGCGGTCCGCGCCTCGGACAAGGTCGCGCGCCTGCGGTTCCCGGACCCGGCGCCGTGCGGGCGCACCCCGCTGACCGCCGAGGGCCTGTCGAAGTCGTACGGGTCGCAGGAGGTCTTCACGGACGTCTCGCTGGCGATCGACCGGGGGAGCAAGGTCGTCGTCCTCGGGCTCAACGGTGCCGGCAAGACCACCCTGCTGCGGATGCTCGGGGGCCTGCAGGAGCCCGACACCGGGGAGGTCAAGCCGGGCCACGGCCTCAAGCTCGGGTACTACGCGCAGGAGCACGAGACGCTCGACCTCTCGCGCACCGTCCTGGAGAACCTGCGCACCGCGGCGCCCGACCTCACCGACACCCAGGTGCGGTCCGTCCTCGGGTCGTTCCTGTTCTCCGGTGACGACGCGGACAAGCCGGCCCGGGTGCTGTCCGGCGGGGAGAAGACGCGCCTCGCCCTCGCGACGCTCGTCGTGTCCAGCGCCAACGTGCTGCTGCTCGACGAGCCGACGAACAACCTGGACCCGGCGTCACGCGAGGAGATCCTCGCCGCGCTGCGCGGCTACCAGGGGGCGGTCGTGCTCGTGAGCCACGACGAGGGGGCGGTCGCGGCCCTCGAGCCGGAGCGCGTGCTGCTGCTGCCCGACGGCGACGAGGACCTGTGGAGCGCCGACTACCTGGACCTCATCGCGCTCGCCTGA
- the glgA gene encoding glycogen synthase — translation MRVDLLTREYPPHVYGGAGVHVAGLTAVLRELIDVRVHSFDDPAPEPGNHGYTVPGGLTGANAALATMGVDLAIVDGIGQDATDGGTDLVHSHTWYANLAGHLASLLYGVPHVLTAHSLEPLRPWKAEQLGGGYALSSWVERTAYEAADAVIAVSGGMRADILRSYPAVDPAKVHVVHNGIDLDGWKRPTTDDGVAHARRVVQGLGIDPDRPSVVFVGRITRQKGLPYLLRAVEALPSDVQVVLCAGAPDTAEILEEVKALVADLRTRRSGVVWIDRMLPRDELVAVLAHGTVFACPSVYEPLGIVNLEAMAVGLPVVGTATGGIPEVVDDGVTGVLVPIDQVQDGTGTPVDPDAFVADLGAALADAVSDAERAARWGVAARRRVEDHFSWHAIGERTLEVYRRVLAG, via the coding sequence GTGCGCGTCGACCTGCTGACCCGGGAGTACCCGCCGCACGTGTACGGGGGTGCGGGAGTCCACGTGGCGGGCCTGACCGCCGTGCTGCGTGAGCTGATCGACGTGCGGGTGCACAGCTTCGACGACCCGGCCCCGGAGCCGGGCAACCACGGGTACACGGTGCCCGGGGGGCTGACCGGCGCGAACGCCGCGCTGGCCACCATGGGCGTCGACCTCGCGATCGTCGACGGCATCGGACAGGACGCGACCGACGGCGGGACCGACCTGGTGCACTCCCACACCTGGTACGCGAACCTCGCCGGCCACCTCGCGTCGCTGCTGTACGGGGTCCCGCACGTGCTCACCGCGCACAGCCTCGAGCCCCTGCGGCCGTGGAAGGCCGAGCAGCTCGGCGGCGGGTACGCCCTGTCGTCCTGGGTCGAGCGCACCGCGTACGAGGCGGCCGACGCCGTCATCGCCGTCAGCGGCGGCATGCGCGCCGACATCCTGCGGTCGTACCCCGCGGTCGACCCGGCCAAGGTGCACGTCGTGCACAACGGCATCGACCTCGACGGCTGGAAGCGGCCGACCACCGACGACGGCGTCGCGCACGCGCGGCGCGTGGTGCAGGGCCTGGGCATCGACCCGGATCGCCCGTCCGTCGTGTTCGTCGGGCGCATCACCCGGCAGAAGGGCCTGCCGTACCTGCTGCGCGCCGTCGAGGCGCTGCCCTCCGACGTGCAGGTGGTCCTGTGCGCCGGTGCGCCCGACACAGCGGAGATCCTCGAGGAGGTCAAGGCGCTGGTCGCGGACCTGCGCACGCGCCGGTCCGGGGTCGTGTGGATCGACCGGATGCTGCCGCGCGACGAGCTCGTCGCGGTGCTCGCGCACGGCACGGTCTTCGCCTGCCCCTCGGTGTACGAGCCGCTGGGCATCGTGAACCTCGAGGCGATGGCCGTGGGGCTGCCGGTCGTCGGTACCGCGACCGGTGGCATCCCCGAGGTCGTCGACGACGGGGTCACGGGCGTGCTCGTGCCGATCGACCAGGTCCAGGACGGCACCGGGACGCCGGTCGACCCCGACGCGTTCGTCGCCGACCTGGGCGCCGCGCTCGCGGACGCCGTGTCCGACGCCGAGCGGGCGGCCCGCTGGGGCGTCGCCGCGCGTCGCCGCGTCGAGGACCACTTCTCGTGGCACGCGATCGGCGAGCGGACCCTCGAGGTGTACCGCCGCGTCCTCGCCGGCTGA
- a CDS encoding SixA phosphatase family protein translates to MTLRRLVLLRHAKAEPAGVVVDHERPLALAGRRQAAAVGAALAATGLAPTHVLCSSSLRTRQTWEIARTALVAGGVPAPVLSVTDALYDASAGDLAAILRTQPDEASTVLVVGHEPTMSHAADVLADPASDEALLTRVRLGVPTAAWTVLELDGPWDEVAPGALRLVHLDHPA, encoded by the coding sequence GTGACCCTGCGCCGACTCGTCCTCCTCCGGCACGCCAAGGCGGAGCCGGCCGGCGTGGTCGTCGACCACGAGCGACCGCTGGCCCTCGCCGGGCGGCGCCAGGCCGCGGCCGTCGGTGCTGCGCTCGCTGCCACCGGCCTCGCACCCACGCACGTCCTGTGCTCGTCGTCGCTGCGCACCCGCCAGACGTGGGAGATCGCACGGACGGCGCTGGTCGCCGGGGGCGTCCCGGCCCCGGTCCTGTCGGTGACGGACGCGCTGTACGACGCGTCGGCGGGTGACCTGGCCGCCATCCTGCGGACGCAGCCCGACGAGGCATCGACCGTCCTGGTCGTGGGGCACGAGCCGACGATGTCGCACGCGGCCGACGTGCTGGCAGACCCGGCGTCGGACGAGGCTCTGCTCACGCGCGTGCGCCTCGGGGTGCCGACCGCCGCCTGGACAGTGCTCGAGCTCGACGGCCCGTGGGACGAGGTCGCGCCCGGGGCGCTGCGGCTGGTCCACCTGGACCACCCGGCCTGA
- a CDS encoding energy-coupling factor ABC transporter ATP-binding protein translates to MIELDAAEVTAWSPDPAGGPDRVVRLLGPVSLRLTERHVAVVGANGSGKSTLARLLNGLVLPSAGRVRVDGLDTASDGPAVRRRVGFVFTDPDAQIVMPTPVEDVALSLRRTVPDAREREARALEALARYGLADRAHVSVHALSGGQRQLLALAAVLATEPAVLVCDEPTTLLDLRWRTHVDTLLASLPQQVVVVTHDLEAAARAERVIVVDDGRVVADDEPGPALAHYRALMGAAPSPHGAEHARRAPVTP, encoded by the coding sequence GTGATCGAGCTCGACGCCGCCGAGGTCACCGCCTGGTCCCCGGACCCGGCGGGCGGCCCCGACCGCGTCGTGCGCCTGCTGGGCCCGGTCTCGCTGCGGCTGACCGAGCGGCACGTCGCCGTCGTCGGTGCCAACGGGTCGGGCAAGTCGACGCTCGCCCGCCTGCTCAACGGTCTGGTCCTGCCCTCGGCGGGGCGCGTGCGGGTCGACGGGCTCGACACGGCGTCCGACGGGCCCGCCGTCCGGCGCCGCGTCGGGTTCGTGTTCACCGACCCCGACGCGCAGATCGTCATGCCGACACCGGTCGAGGACGTCGCCCTGTCCCTGCGGCGCACGGTCCCGGACGCCCGCGAGCGCGAGGCCCGGGCTCTCGAGGCACTGGCCCGGTACGGCCTGGCGGACCGGGCGCACGTGTCGGTGCACGCACTGTCCGGGGGTCAGCGCCAGCTCCTCGCGCTGGCCGCGGTGCTCGCCACGGAGCCGGCGGTCCTGGTCTGCGACGAGCCGACCACGCTGCTCGACCTGCGGTGGCGCACGCACGTGGACACGCTGCTCGCGTCGCTCCCCCAGCAGGTCGTCGTGGTGACGCACGACCTCGAGGCGGCCGCGCGCGCCGAGCGGGTGATCGTCGTCGACGACGGCCGCGTCGTCGCGGACGACGAGCCGGGTCCCGCGCTCGCGCACTACCGCGCCCTCATGGGCGCCGCACCATCCCCGCACGGCGCCGAGCATGCCCGTCGAGCCCCGGTGACGCCGTGA
- the serB gene encoding phosphoserine phosphatase SerB has protein sequence MDTRTAAARLVVMDVDSTLITGEVVEMLAGHAGSRPLVAEITERAMRGEIDFAQSLRERVATLAGLPVSVFDDVLAEIELTPGAVELVAELQGRGWPVGLVSGGFVEVARPLAARLGITRVHANRLEIRDGVLTGRVDGPVVDRAAKAATLAAWALELGLPMSRTVAIGDGANDLDMLAAAATGIAFNAKPVVAQAADVAVAGRLDAVLTLAPFVA, from the coding sequence GTGGACACCCGTACGGCTGCTGCCCGGCTCGTCGTCATGGACGTCGACTCCACGCTCATCACGGGCGAGGTCGTCGAGATGCTGGCGGGTCATGCGGGGTCCCGCCCGCTCGTGGCGGAGATCACCGAGCGGGCGATGCGCGGTGAGATCGACTTCGCCCAGTCGCTGCGCGAGCGTGTCGCGACGCTCGCGGGTCTGCCGGTGTCGGTGTTCGACGACGTGCTGGCGGAGATCGAGCTGACGCCCGGGGCCGTCGAGCTGGTGGCCGAGCTCCAGGGCCGCGGCTGGCCGGTCGGCCTGGTGTCGGGCGGCTTCGTCGAGGTCGCGCGACCGCTCGCGGCCCGCCTGGGGATCACGCGTGTGCACGCCAACCGGCTCGAGATCCGCGACGGTGTGCTGACGGGCCGGGTCGACGGGCCGGTCGTCGACCGGGCCGCGAAGGCAGCCACGCTCGCGGCGTGGGCGCTCGAGCTCGGGCTGCCGATGAGCCGGACCGTGGCGATCGGGGACGGTGCGAACGACCTCGACATGCTCGCCGCCGCCGCCACGGGCATCGCGTTCAACGCCAAGCCGGTCGTCGCGCAGGCCGCTGACGTGGCGGTGGCCGGACGCCTGGACGCCGTTCTCACGCTGGCGCCGTTCGTCGCCTGA
- the fabG gene encoding 3-oxoacyl-ACP reductase FabG, producing MPATTPVTTPDAPTSPAPRSVLVTGANRGIGRAIAERFVAAGDKVATIVRSGGAPDGVLEVIGDVRDTASVDAAFTQVEAAHGPVEVLVANAGVTRDGLLMRMTDEDFADVIDVNLTGAFRVVRRASKGMIRLRRGRVVLISSVVGMYGSPGQVNYASSKSALIGMARSVTRELGGRGITANVVAPGFIDTDMTKALPEDRQQAYLGSIPAGRFGHADEVAAAVQFLASDAAAYVSGAVLPVDGGLGMGH from the coding sequence GTGCCTGCGACGACACCCGTGACCACCCCGGACGCCCCGACCTCTCCCGCACCACGCTCGGTGCTGGTGACCGGCGCCAACCGCGGCATCGGCCGCGCCATCGCCGAGCGGTTCGTCGCCGCCGGCGACAAGGTCGCGACGATCGTCCGGTCGGGCGGTGCGCCCGACGGTGTGCTCGAGGTCATCGGGGACGTGCGTGACACCGCGTCCGTCGACGCCGCGTTCACCCAGGTCGAGGCCGCGCACGGCCCCGTCGAGGTCCTCGTCGCGAACGCCGGCGTCACGCGCGACGGTTTGCTGATGCGGATGACCGACGAGGACTTCGCCGATGTGATCGACGTCAACCTCACCGGCGCCTTCCGCGTCGTCCGGCGGGCGAGCAAGGGAATGATCCGGCTGCGCCGTGGCCGGGTCGTGCTCATCTCGTCCGTCGTCGGGATGTACGGCTCGCCCGGGCAGGTCAACTACGCGTCCTCGAAGTCCGCGCTGATCGGCATGGCGCGCTCGGTGACCCGTGAGCTCGGCGGGCGGGGCATCACGGCGAACGTCGTGGCGCCGGGCTTCATCGACACCGACATGACCAAGGCGCTGCCCGAGGACCGCCAGCAGGCGTACCTCGGCTCGATCCCCGCCGGACGGTTCGGGCACGCGGACGAGGTCGCCGCGGCCGTGCAGTTCCTCGCGTCCGACGCGGCCGCGTACGTGTCCGGCGCCGTGCTGCCCGTCGACGGCGGCCTCGGCATGGGGCACTGA
- a CDS encoding DUF3099 domain-containing protein: MRTRRRAARAEPEVHRITSAPESLSDDLTRRQRRYLWQMGVRVLCFVAAGLLWSHVPVAVSLALVTAAAVLPYVAVLLANAGRERRDVPDVPFEARQIDPAPRHDQLGDGP; encoded by the coding sequence GTGAGAACACGTCGCCGCGCCGCGCGGGCCGAGCCGGAGGTGCACCGCATCACGTCGGCCCCCGAGTCGCTGTCCGACGACCTCACGCGCCGGCAGCGCCGGTACCTGTGGCAGATGGGCGTGCGCGTGCTGTGCTTCGTCGCCGCGGGCCTGCTCTGGTCGCACGTCCCGGTCGCGGTCTCGCTCGCGCTCGTCACGGCCGCCGCCGTGCTGCCCTACGTGGCGGTGCTGCTGGCGAACGCCGGACGCGAGCGGCGTGACGTGCCGGACGTGCCCTTCGAGGCGCGCCAGATCGACCCCGCCCCTCGCCACGACCAGCTCGGAGACGGCCCGTGA
- a CDS encoding glucose-1-phosphate adenylyltransferase — MPAPRVLAIVLAGGEGKRLMPLTAHRAKPAVPFGGSYRLVDFALSNVINSHYLHVIVLTQYKSHSLDRHVSKTWRMSSLLGNYVAAVPAQQRVGKHWYLGSADAIYQCLNIIDDERPDIVVVVGADHVYRMDFSQMVDAHIESGAELTVAGIRQPIDMADQFGVIETVPGDPSRIAAFREKPLDPTPVPGSPMEILASMGNYVANADALVQAVTVDAEDVNSRHDMGGDIVPWFVERGTAGVYDFIRNDVPGSTDRDRDYWRDVGTLDSYYDANHDLISVEPVFNLYNDAWPLYTGYTGLPPAKFVHSGAGRLGHAADSIVSPGVVVSGATVSGSILSPGIRLHSWAQITDSVLMDGVQVERYAQIHHAILDKNVIVPERARIGLDHDHDRARGFTVTDSGITVVPKGTIITD; from the coding sequence ATGCCAGCGCCGCGTGTCCTCGCCATCGTCCTCGCCGGGGGGGAGGGCAAGCGCCTGATGCCGCTCACCGCGCACCGCGCCAAGCCCGCCGTGCCCTTCGGCGGCAGCTACCGCCTCGTCGACTTCGCCCTGTCGAACGTCATCAACTCGCACTACCTGCACGTGATCGTGCTGACCCAGTACAAGTCCCACTCGCTGGACCGGCACGTGTCCAAGACGTGGCGGATGTCGTCGCTCCTGGGCAACTACGTCGCCGCCGTGCCGGCGCAGCAGCGTGTGGGCAAGCACTGGTACCTGGGCAGCGCGGACGCGATCTACCAGTGCCTCAACATCATCGACGACGAGCGCCCCGACATCGTGGTCGTGGTCGGCGCCGACCACGTCTACCGCATGGACTTCTCCCAGATGGTGGACGCCCACATCGAGTCGGGCGCCGAGCTGACGGTGGCCGGCATCCGGCAGCCGATCGACATGGCGGACCAGTTCGGCGTCATCGAGACGGTGCCGGGCGACCCCTCGCGCATCGCGGCGTTCCGCGAGAAGCCGTTGGACCCGACGCCCGTCCCCGGCTCCCCGATGGAGATCCTCGCGTCGATGGGCAACTACGTCGCGAACGCCGACGCGCTCGTGCAGGCCGTGACCGTGGACGCCGAGGACGTGAACTCGCGGCACGACATGGGCGGCGACATCGTCCCGTGGTTCGTCGAGCGCGGCACGGCGGGCGTGTACGACTTCATCCGCAACGACGTGCCGGGCTCCACCGACCGTGACCGCGACTACTGGCGCGACGTGGGGACCCTGGACTCGTACTACGACGCCAACCACGACCTCATCTCGGTCGAACCGGTGTTCAACCTCTACAACGACGCGTGGCCGCTGTACACGGGGTACACCGGCCTGCCGCCGGCCAAGTTCGTCCACTCGGGGGCCGGGCGTCTGGGGCACGCAGCCGACTCGATCGTCTCCCCCGGCGTCGTCGTGTCCGGTGCGACCGTGTCGGGCTCGATCCTGTCCCCCGGCATCCGGCTGCACTCGTGGGCGCAGATCACGGACTCGGTGCTCATGGACGGCGTGCAGGTCGAGCGGTACGCCCAGATCCACCACGCGATCCTCGACAAGAACGTCATCGTCCCGGAGCGGGCACGCATCGGTCTGGACCACGACCACGACCGCGCGCGCGGCTTCACCGTGACGGACAGCGGCATCACCGTCGTCCCGAAGGGCACGATCATCACCGACTGA
- a CDS encoding SURF1 family cytochrome oxidase biogenesis protein — protein MSAAGPAGGDLRAAARRQALGLVVLAVAVAVTCTFLGRWQWQRHVERDAAIAVVEANYAAAPVDLADVVADPDAALPESDAWRSVDVRGRYLDDATVLLRNRPVDSTPAYHALVPFLVTDAAPGAQGDPVGAGRVLVVDRGWVPTGADGSVDVDVPPPPAGEVTATVRLRPGEPASSRDAPSGQVQAIAPAQVLTAGGVDAAPYAAYGALVREDPAAAAPLGALAAPSTDPGSHLSYAFQWWVFALGGLVAFSVAARREWTSVVTGTQGAPPSRRARPRRAPGRDERDEDAEIAAQQDAGRDRQASAMRSR, from the coding sequence GTGAGCGCGGCGGGACCCGCGGGCGGCGACCTGCGCGCCGCGGCACGTCGGCAGGCGCTCGGTCTGGTCGTCCTCGCGGTCGCCGTGGCCGTGACGTGCACGTTCCTGGGCCGCTGGCAGTGGCAGCGGCACGTCGAGCGTGACGCCGCCATCGCGGTCGTGGAGGCCAACTACGCCGCCGCACCCGTCGACCTCGCGGACGTCGTCGCGGACCCGGACGCCGCGCTGCCCGAGTCCGACGCCTGGCGCTCGGTCGACGTCCGAGGGCGCTACCTCGACGACGCGACCGTGCTGCTGCGCAACCGCCCGGTCGACAGCACCCCCGCGTATCACGCCCTGGTGCCGTTCCTCGTGACGGACGCGGCGCCCGGTGCGCAGGGCGACCCGGTCGGTGCAGGGCGCGTCCTGGTCGTCGACCGCGGCTGGGTGCCCACGGGCGCGGACGGGTCGGTCGACGTCGACGTCCCACCCCCGCCGGCCGGCGAGGTGACGGCGACCGTCCGCCTGCGCCCGGGCGAGCCCGCGAGCAGCCGTGACGCGCCGTCGGGGCAGGTGCAGGCCATCGCCCCTGCCCAGGTGCTCACCGCAGGCGGGGTCGACGCGGCCCCGTACGCGGCCTACGGCGCGCTCGTGCGCGAGGATCCCGCCGCCGCTGCACCGCTGGGTGCGCTGGCCGCGCCGAGCACGGACCCGGGCTCCCACCTGTCGTACGCGTTCCAGTGGTGGGTGTTCGCACTCGGGGGTCTGGTGGCGTTCAGCGTCGCCGCCCGGCGCGAGTGGACGTCGGTCGTCACCGGCACGCAGGGTGCGCCCCCGTCCCGGCGGGCGCGGCCCCGCCGGGCCCCCGGCCGCGACGAGCGGGACGAGGACGCCGAGATCGCCGCGCAGCAGGACGCCGGGCGCGACCGTCAGGCGAGCGCGATGAGGTCCAGGTAG
- the fabI gene encoding enoyl-ACP reductase FabI yields the protein MALLEGKTLLVTGVLTDSSIAFHVARLAQEQGANVVLTSFGRQLRLTQVIARRLPQPAPVVELDVTSTDDLAALADRVREHADHVDGVVHSIGFAPQSVMGGNFLAGQWEDVATAVHVSAYSLKALAVASQPLLTRGSSIVGLTFDARYAWPVYDWMGVAKAAFESTARYLARDLGPQGIRVNLVSAGPIRTTAAKSIPGFEAMEGGWPERAPLGWDVHDAEPTARAVAALLSDWFPATTGEIVHVDGGVHAMGL from the coding sequence ATGGCACTGCTCGAGGGCAAGACCCTGCTCGTCACCGGCGTCCTGACGGACAGCTCCATCGCGTTCCACGTCGCGCGCCTCGCGCAGGAGCAGGGCGCGAACGTCGTGCTGACGTCGTTCGGCCGGCAGCTGCGCCTGACGCAGGTCATCGCGCGCCGCCTGCCGCAGCCGGCGCCCGTGGTCGAGCTCGACGTGACCTCCACCGACGACCTCGCCGCGCTCGCGGACCGCGTCCGGGAGCACGCGGACCACGTCGACGGGGTCGTGCACTCCATCGGGTTCGCCCCGCAGTCCGTCATGGGCGGCAACTTCCTCGCCGGGCAGTGGGAGGACGTCGCGACCGCGGTACACGTCAGCGCGTACTCGCTCAAGGCGCTCGCGGTGGCCTCCCAGCCGCTGCTGACGCGCGGGTCCAGCATCGTCGGCCTGACGTTCGACGCGCGCTACGCGTGGCCCGTCTACGACTGGATGGGCGTCGCGAAGGCCGCGTTCGAGTCGACCGCGCGGTACCTCGCGCGGGACCTGGGGCCGCAGGGCATCCGCGTGAACCTCGTCTCGGCCGGGCCCATCCGCACGACCGCCGCCAAGTCGATCCCCGGCTTCGAGGCGATGGAGGGCGGCTGGCCCGAGCGGGCTCCGCTCGGGTGGGACGTGCACGACGCCGAGCCGACCGCGCGTGCCGTCGCCGCCCTGCTCTCCGACTGGTTCCCGGCGACGACGGGCGAGATCGTGCACGTCGACGGCGGTGTGCACGCCATGGGGCTGTAG
- a CDS encoding biotin transporter BioY, with protein MPLSSPDDRTTAAPEAPTAVPGLLPEPPATRRTGTDVALVATFAAFVAACALVPAIPTGTPVPITLQTFGVVVAGLVLGARRGFLAVALYLVVGLAGVPVFAEMTGGLGVLGKPSVGYLLAFPAAAAAAGWLGGLALRARPAWRYPLLVAAGLGSSFLVTHPSGILGLMARLGVTAREALAIDLVYWPGDVVKNLLAAGVTLAVVRAFPDLRRGRR; from the coding sequence ATGCCCCTCAGTTCCCCGGACGACAGGACCACGGCCGCGCCGGAAGCGCCCACGGCGGTCCCGGGTCTCCTGCCCGAGCCCCCGGCCACGCGCCGGACGGGCACCGACGTCGCGCTCGTCGCCACGTTCGCGGCGTTCGTCGCCGCGTGCGCGCTGGTCCCGGCGATCCCCACGGGCACGCCCGTGCCGATCACGCTGCAGACGTTCGGCGTCGTCGTCGCAGGGCTCGTGCTGGGTGCCCGGCGGGGCTTCCTCGCGGTCGCGCTCTACCTGGTGGTCGGCCTGGCGGGGGTCCCCGTGTTCGCCGAGATGACCGGTGGGCTCGGTGTGCTGGGCAAGCCGTCAGTCGGCTACCTGCTCGCGTTCCCGGCCGCCGCAGCGGCCGCCGGGTGGCTCGGCGGGCTCGCGCTGCGGGCGCGACCGGCGTGGCGGTACCCGCTGCTCGTCGCCGCCGGGCTGGGCTCGTCGTTCCTCGTGACGCACCCGTCCGGCATCCTCGGGCTCATGGCACGCCTCGGGGTCACGGCCCGCGAGGCGCTCGCGATCGACCTCGTCTACTGGCCCGGTGACGTCGTGAAGAACCTCCTCGCGGCAGGCGTGACGCTGGCCGTCGTGCGGGCGTTCCCCGACCTACGACGTGGCAGGCGCTGA